In Georgenia soli, a genomic segment contains:
- a CDS encoding LolA family protein has protein sequence MSRWYRWLPAAAVPAVVAAAALTSQAGAADLPDKSPEDVLAMLADHSVEAFSGSSTQTSDLGLPALPSGAGGQGGDDLAQAVDLLTGDHTGRAYVGGENTARVQVMDSFSERDLVVNGRDAWVYDSRDNSALHLTLPKDAARADAPAPAQTPEELAQKFVDAVGPTTKLSVAQDVTVAGRDAYELVLTPRTDQTLVGSVAIAVDGDTGFPLRVTVDARGRTDPAFEVAYTSFTLGRPDPARFEFAPPAGASVEQKTVPDQPAGGAPWMPGSGSAGGSTAPAGPAPTVVGKGWDAVVVLPPGAAADVTADPLLAQMTQAVDGGRLLSTALVNALITDDGRVLVGAVPVERLQSVAGS, from the coding sequence ATGTCCCGCTGGTACCGGTGGCTCCCCGCGGCGGCCGTCCCCGCCGTCGTGGCGGCCGCAGCGCTCACGTCCCAGGCCGGCGCCGCCGACCTGCCCGACAAGTCCCCCGAGGACGTCCTCGCCATGCTCGCCGACCACTCCGTGGAGGCGTTCTCCGGCTCCTCCACCCAGACCTCCGACCTCGGCCTGCCCGCGCTGCCGAGCGGCGCCGGCGGCCAGGGCGGCGACGACCTCGCCCAGGCGGTCGACCTGCTCACCGGCGACCACACCGGCCGGGCCTACGTCGGCGGCGAGAACACCGCCCGGGTCCAGGTCATGGACTCCTTCTCCGAGCGCGACCTGGTGGTCAACGGCCGCGACGCCTGGGTCTACGACTCGCGCGACAACTCCGCCCTGCACCTCACGCTCCCGAAGGACGCCGCCCGCGCCGACGCACCCGCTCCCGCCCAGACACCGGAGGAGCTCGCCCAGAAGTTCGTCGACGCCGTGGGGCCCACCACCAAGCTGTCCGTCGCCCAGGACGTCACCGTCGCGGGCCGGGACGCCTACGAGCTCGTCCTGACCCCGCGCACCGACCAGACGCTCGTCGGCTCGGTCGCGATCGCCGTCGACGGCGATACCGGCTTCCCGCTGCGGGTCACCGTCGACGCCCGCGGCCGGACCGACCCCGCCTTCGAGGTGGCCTACACGTCCTTCACCCTCGGCAGGCCCGACCCCGCACGGTTCGAGTTCGCCCCGCCGGCCGGGGCCAGCGTCGAGCAGAAGACGGTCCCCGACCAGCCGGCCGGCGGCGCCCCGTGGATGCCCGGGTCCGGCTCCGCCGGGGGGTCGACGGCACCGGCCGGCCCCGCGCCCACCGTTGTCGGCAAGGGCTGGGACGCCGTCGTCGTCCTCCCGCCCGGCGCCGCCGCCGACGTCACCGCTGACCCGCTCCTCGCCCAGATGACGCAGGCGGTCGACGGCGGTCGCCTGCTCTCCACCGCCCTCGTCAACGCCCTGATCACCGACGACGGCCGAGTCCTGGTCGGGGCAGTCCCCGTCGAGCGGCTCCAGTCCGTCGCCGGGTCGTGA
- a CDS encoding ArsR/SmtB family transcription factor — MALADPARRRIIARLSRGPATVNELAEPFEITKQAISRHIQVLEHAGLVTRSRDAQRRPVHLNPARLEALTAWIDRYRLVKESQYRSLDAVLEERHSSKRTATPENRSRSQR; from the coding sequence ATGGCCCTGGCCGACCCCGCCCGCCGTCGGATCATCGCCCGGCTCAGCCGTGGACCTGCCACGGTCAACGAGCTCGCGGAGCCCTTCGAGATCACCAAGCAGGCGATCTCGAGGCACATCCAGGTGCTCGAGCACGCCGGGCTCGTCACGCGCAGCCGTGACGCCCAGCGCCGGCCCGTGCACCTCAACCCTGCCCGGCTCGAAGCGCTGACCGCCTGGATCGACCGCTACCGGTTGGTCAAGGAGTCGCAGTACCGCTCCCTCGACGCCGTGCTGGAGGAACGTCACAGCAGCAAGCGCACAGCAACGCCAGAGAACCGGTCCAGGAGCCAGCGATGA
- a CDS encoding SRPBCC family protein, with translation MNKALRNDLHVSAPEGLPFIDFEREFDFPVADVFRAHADPDLVARWLGPRGLKMEMDHYDFRTGGTYRYIHTGPDGVPYEFSGVFHTVRENEFAIQTFEFGGYPDVVSIEFLTFTDLGDGRCRLSGHAVYPSMEARDGMVSSGMEQGMGEGYERLEELLRERSA, from the coding sequence ATGAATAAGGCACTGCGCAACGACCTGCACGTCTCCGCCCCCGAGGGACTCCCCTTCATCGACTTCGAGCGGGAGTTCGACTTCCCCGTCGCGGACGTCTTCCGCGCCCACGCGGACCCGGACCTGGTGGCCCGGTGGCTGGGGCCGCGCGGCCTGAAGATGGAGATGGACCACTACGACTTCCGCACCGGCGGCACGTACCGCTACATCCACACCGGGCCCGACGGTGTTCCGTACGAGTTCTCCGGCGTCTTCCACACGGTGCGGGAGAACGAGTTCGCCATCCAGACGTTCGAGTTCGGCGGCTACCCGGACGTCGTCAGCATCGAGTTCCTCACCTTCACCGACCTCGGCGACGGGCGCTGCAGGCTCTCCGGCCACGCCGTCTACCCGAGCATGGAGGCCCGCGACGGCATGGTGTCCTCAGGGATGGAGCAGGGCATGGGCGAAGGGTACGAGCGGCTCGAGGAGCTGCTCCGCGAGCGCTCCGCCTGA
- a CDS encoding TfoX/Sxy family protein has product MPRPTEEDEARFRAAVPEDPRVEIRPMFGNLGAFVGGHMFAGLFGSQLGVKLPEDELVEVRAAGGGDYGPPERPMGGWITVPEGVDPAGLVARAAEYVATFPPKPTAKRR; this is encoded by the coding sequence ATGCCCAGGCCGACAGAGGAGGACGAGGCGCGCTTCCGAGCCGCCGTCCCGGAGGACCCGCGCGTCGAGATCCGGCCCATGTTCGGCAACCTCGGCGCCTTCGTCGGCGGCCACATGTTCGCCGGGCTGTTCGGCTCGCAGCTCGGGGTCAAGCTGCCCGAGGACGAGCTCGTGGAGGTGCGGGCCGCGGGTGGCGGCGACTACGGGCCGCCGGAGCGCCCGATGGGTGGCTGGATCACCGTGCCCGAGGGCGTCGACCCGGCCGGGCTGGTCGCCCGGGCGGCCGAGTACGTCGCGACGTTCCCCCCGAAACCCACCGCGAAGAGGCGCTGA
- a CDS encoding alpha/beta hydrolase family esterase, producing MSTAHPARRTLRTAATVACLMLVPTVAAAAPSGVAGAAGAAGAAGTQLQPGVHEFSVEIDGHARTGVVLLPESWTPRSDLPLVLNLHGSRSDGAEQLVWSDAAQLAEEEGYVVVLPDGGIENPGDGWLWNVPGVTDAPAGSPDDVAFLRSLVEWASDEYGTSAENVFATGYSGGGRMISQAACEDPTLFRAIAPVTGLRAGFPVQDGTGAWVPDPASCAPEEVTPIVTFVGTEDPVNPLDGGGAAYWRYGHEAALARWAEIGGYTSVEVSEPAPGVTLTAIGDGSGRNEIESWSIEGAGHVWPGSPAFEHETSWAGTPTFAVNANEVIWDFFEEHSVDARGKGNGDGNGHRPGTPGHGDGRPGNGVGHAYGPGAR from the coding sequence ATGAGCACCGCCCACCCCGCCCGACGAACTCTCCGCACCGCCGCCACGGTGGCGTGCCTGATGCTGGTCCCGACGGTCGCGGCCGCTGCCCCCTCGGGGGTGGCCGGTGCCGCCGGAGCGGCCGGCGCGGCCGGCACGCAGCTGCAGCCGGGAGTCCACGAGTTCAGCGTCGAGATCGACGGTCACGCGCGCACCGGCGTCGTCCTGCTGCCGGAGAGCTGGACACCACGCTCGGACCTGCCCCTGGTGCTCAACCTCCACGGTTCCCGCTCGGACGGGGCGGAGCAGCTCGTGTGGTCCGACGCCGCGCAGCTCGCCGAGGAGGAGGGGTACGTCGTCGTCCTCCCCGACGGCGGGATCGAGAACCCGGGCGACGGCTGGCTCTGGAACGTCCCCGGCGTGACGGACGCGCCGGCGGGGAGCCCCGACGACGTGGCCTTCCTGCGCAGCCTCGTCGAGTGGGCCTCCGACGAGTACGGCACCTCTGCGGAGAACGTGTTCGCGACCGGCTACTCCGGCGGAGGGCGGATGATCTCCCAGGCGGCCTGCGAGGACCCCACGCTGTTCCGCGCCATCGCACCGGTGACCGGGCTCCGGGCCGGGTTCCCGGTGCAGGACGGGACCGGTGCGTGGGTGCCGGACCCCGCGTCGTGCGCGCCGGAGGAGGTCACCCCGATCGTCACGTTCGTCGGCACGGAGGACCCCGTGAACCCCCTCGACGGCGGAGGTGCGGCGTACTGGCGGTACGGCCACGAGGCGGCTCTCGCCCGGTGGGCGGAGATCGGCGGCTACACCTCGGTCGAGGTGTCGGAGCCGGCGCCCGGTGTCACGCTCACGGCCATCGGGGACGGCAGCGGGAGGAACGAGATCGAGTCGTGGTCGATCGAGGGCGCCGGCCATGTGTGGCCGGGCAGTCCCGCCTTCGAGCACGAGACCTCGTGGGCGGGCACCCCCACCTTCGCGGTGAACGCCAACGAGGTCATCTGGGACTTCTTCGAGGAGCACTCCGTCGACGCACGCGGCAAGGGCAACGGTGACGGGAACGGCCACCGTCCGGGCACGCCCGGGCATGGCGACGGCAGGCCCGGGAACGGTGTCGGTCACGCCTACGGGCCGGGCGCGCGCTGA
- a CDS encoding SgcJ/EcaC family oxidoreductase, protein MTTEQTANAEASGPGTGVDTGSLAEIHELVRRAQDTQFDPEPFLDLHTPGAVVVNIAGRRVLGRDALGEAMRAALASPLRDVVTTAEIHDVRLLAPGVALVSCTKRVEDARTDRATQLPTGGALTYVVVHSDGRWRIASAQTTPVAQPV, encoded by the coding sequence ATGACGACGGAGCAGACGGCCAACGCCGAGGCCTCGGGCCCGGGAACTGGCGTCGACACCGGCAGCCTCGCCGAGATCCATGAGCTCGTGCGGCGAGCGCAGGACACCCAGTTCGATCCCGAGCCGTTCCTCGACCTGCACACGCCTGGTGCCGTCGTCGTCAACATCGCCGGCCGCCGGGTGCTGGGCCGTGACGCCCTCGGCGAGGCCATGCGTGCCGCGCTGGCCTCACCGCTGAGAGACGTGGTGACGACGGCGGAGATCCACGACGTCCGCCTCCTCGCACCCGGCGTCGCCCTCGTGAGCTGCACGAAACGGGTGGAGGACGCACGCACGGACCGCGCGACGCAGCTGCCGACCGGCGGTGCACTCACCTACGTCGTGGTGCACTCCGACGGCCGCTGGCGCATCGCGTCGGCGCAGACGACGCCGGTGGCCCAGCCCGTCTGA
- a CDS encoding CarD family transcriptional regulator has protein sequence MQFSEGQIVVHPHHGPCTVAGVTNRTVRGVDTSYLDLAVHAKEMSICVPLHNVAEVGLRPVLDGVGLNELLDLLRAPTGEEEAGWSRRFKNNVEQLRTGDLLSTAKVVRDLTRRQADKGVSWGEKDLLRHARQPVVTELALALSLTEEEAGQALDEVILHGMVARLGTFAVAG, from the coding sequence ATGCAGTTCTCCGAAGGTCAGATCGTCGTCCACCCTCACCACGGACCGTGCACGGTGGCAGGGGTGACGAACCGGACGGTCAGGGGCGTCGACACCAGCTACCTCGACCTGGCGGTGCACGCCAAGGAGATGAGCATCTGCGTCCCGCTGCACAACGTCGCGGAGGTCGGGCTGCGGCCGGTCCTCGACGGCGTGGGGTTGAACGAGCTGCTCGATCTCCTCCGGGCGCCCACCGGCGAGGAGGAGGCCGGCTGGTCGCGCCGGTTCAAGAACAACGTGGAGCAGTTGCGTACCGGCGACCTGCTCTCGACGGCGAAGGTCGTCCGGGACCTCACCCGTCGCCAGGCCGACAAGGGGGTCTCCTGGGGCGAGAAGGACCTGCTGCGCCATGCCCGGCAGCCGGTGGTCACCGAGCTCGCGCTGGCCCTCTCCCTGACCGAGGAGGAGGCGGGGCAGGCGCTGGACGAGGTCATCCTGCACGGGATGGTCGCGCGCCTCGGCACCTTCGCCGTGGCGGGCTGA
- a CDS encoding ABC transporter ATP-binding protein, giving the protein MTATTAEPAPAPAEQARPWQDGDLAVQTRGLTKRFGRQLAVDGVDLAVPRGSVFGFLGPNGSGKTTTIRVMLGLASATAGQVHLLGREMPRHGREVLPRVGALVEGPGFYPYLSGEANLRRLDTANRYAPGDTRTARVAAALERVGLSHAAHKKVRAYSLGMKQRLGIANALLSPRELLVLDEPTNGLDPQGTREVRALVRSLAEGGTTVFVSSHLLAEVEQMCTHAAVMSVGRLVAHGSLEELRRAGQPRVRVLTPDPGPARDVLARLGIAPHDGPGESGGGTAGAATGDRAGAVTAGLRAEVGGILDGDRATILVAPLPDDAPPPEDIAAALVAAGVRLRGFAVEEASLEDRFVALTGEGFDVAQ; this is encoded by the coding sequence GTGACCGCGACGACGGCGGAGCCCGCCCCCGCGCCCGCGGAACAGGCCCGACCGTGGCAGGACGGCGACCTCGCCGTCCAGACCCGCGGGCTGACCAAACGGTTCGGCCGCCAGCTGGCCGTCGACGGCGTCGACCTCGCCGTGCCGCGCGGCTCGGTCTTCGGGTTCCTCGGCCCCAACGGCTCGGGCAAGACGACGACCATCCGGGTGATGCTCGGCCTGGCGTCGGCCACCGCGGGACAGGTGCACCTGCTCGGCCGCGAGATGCCGCGCCACGGCCGTGAGGTCCTCCCCCGGGTCGGCGCCCTCGTGGAGGGGCCGGGTTTCTACCCGTACCTGTCCGGCGAGGCGAACCTGCGCCGCCTCGACACCGCCAACCGGTATGCCCCCGGCGACACGCGGACCGCCCGCGTGGCCGCGGCGCTCGAGCGGGTGGGGCTGAGCCATGCCGCGCACAAGAAGGTGCGGGCGTACTCGCTCGGCATGAAGCAGCGCCTGGGCATCGCGAACGCGCTGCTCAGCCCGCGCGAGCTGCTCGTGCTCGACGAGCCCACCAACGGCCTCGACCCGCAGGGCACCCGGGAGGTCCGCGCGCTCGTGCGTTCGCTCGCGGAGGGCGGCACCACGGTGTTCGTCTCCAGCCACCTGCTCGCCGAGGTCGAGCAGATGTGCACGCACGCGGCGGTGATGAGCGTGGGCAGACTGGTCGCGCACGGCAGCCTCGAGGAGCTGCGCCGCGCCGGGCAGCCGCGCGTCCGGGTGCTCACGCCGGACCCGGGGCCCGCCCGCGACGTCCTCGCTCGACTTGGCATCGCGCCCCACGACGGCCCAGGAGAGAGCGGCGGAGGCACGGCCGGAGCTGCAACGGGGGACCGTGCGGGAGCCGTGACCGCCGGTTTGCGTGCCGAGGTCGGCGGCATTCTCGACGGCGATCGGGCGACCATCCTCGTCGCTCCCCTTCCCGACGACGCGCCCCCGCCGGAGGACATCGCCGCCGCCCTGGTGGCGGCCGGCGTGCGCCTGCGCGGGTTCGCCGTCGAGGAGGCCAGCCTGGAGGACCGGTTCGTCGCGCTCACCGGTGAGGGGTTCGACGTTGCCCAGTGA
- a CDS encoding penicillin-binding transpeptidase domain-containing protein, with the protein MSSVVVLLTLSAGLAACSGTDDPGDEAAALARALETGETSSARGLGEPENLEALLGDLAGLPRTVEVAGLGERREVTESRASAVDVELSWAWDLDADGEPDWSYTTTAQLAEDADGAWAASLSPDMIAPELPPQGSLVLERVRGERGDVLAGDGSAIVTDRPVLRVGLDKTRLEGAPEADLRASAEAVASLAGYDDTAAFADRAVAAGPRAFVEAIVVREGSSDVDLDALAEVTGGVALPGELPLAPTATFARALLGRVGEATQEIVEASEGRVVAGDTVGLSGLQEQYDVTLAGRPGLRVSSQVGAELTTLYERPAADGADLHLTLDTQLQTTAEIALAGTTSPAGLVVLRPSTGEILAAASGPGSEGQNTAMLATLAPGSTYKIVTALALLRAGVGPDDLVSCTPDATVEGYTVGNYPGYPAAHLGEITMSDAIAQSCNSALINARDALTPQAMADAAAALGLGRDLAGPWPGFLGSVPADATGTAFAASLIGQGDVLASPLAMATVAASVKAGAAVSPTLVLGPGDVADDPAAVAAPASPLTVEEAEVLRGYMRGVVTGGTATLLGDVPGEPVHAKSGSAEAGGDDARVDSWMTAYRGDLAVAVMVQGGGHGSGVAGGIVRDFLTAVP; encoded by the coding sequence GTGAGCTCCGTCGTCGTGCTCCTGACGCTCTCGGCCGGACTGGCCGCGTGCAGCGGCACGGACGACCCGGGCGACGAGGCCGCCGCCCTCGCCCGGGCTCTCGAGACCGGGGAGACCTCCTCCGCCCGGGGGCTGGGAGAGCCGGAGAACCTCGAGGCCCTGCTCGGGGATCTCGCCGGGCTGCCGCGGACGGTCGAGGTGGCCGGCCTCGGCGAGCGTCGCGAGGTCACGGAGAGCAGGGCGAGCGCGGTCGACGTCGAGCTGAGCTGGGCGTGGGACCTCGACGCCGACGGCGAGCCCGACTGGAGCTACACGACCACCGCCCAGCTGGCCGAGGACGCCGACGGCGCCTGGGCCGCCAGCCTCTCCCCCGACATGATCGCGCCGGAGCTGCCCCCGCAGGGGTCGCTCGTCCTCGAGCGCGTGCGTGGCGAGCGCGGTGACGTGCTCGCCGGCGACGGCTCCGCCATCGTCACCGACCGTCCCGTACTGCGCGTCGGGCTCGACAAGACCCGGCTCGAGGGGGCGCCGGAGGCGGACCTGCGCGCGAGCGCCGAGGCCGTGGCATCCCTCGCCGGGTATGACGACACCGCGGCGTTCGCCGACCGGGCCGTCGCCGCCGGGCCCCGGGCGTTCGTCGAGGCGATCGTGGTGCGCGAGGGCAGCTCCGACGTCGACCTCGACGCCCTCGCCGAGGTGACCGGCGGCGTGGCGCTGCCGGGCGAGCTGCCGCTCGCCCCGACGGCCACCTTCGCCCGGGCGCTGCTCGGCCGGGTCGGGGAGGCCACCCAGGAGATCGTCGAGGCGTCGGAGGGTCGGGTCGTCGCCGGCGACACGGTCGGGCTCTCCGGCCTGCAGGAGCAGTACGACGTCACCCTCGCCGGGAGGCCGGGCCTGCGGGTGAGCTCGCAGGTCGGCGCGGAGCTGACGACCCTGTACGAGCGGCCCGCCGCCGACGGGGCGGACCTGCACCTCACGCTCGACACCCAGCTCCAGACCACCGCCGAGATCGCGCTGGCCGGCACCACCTCGCCCGCCGGCCTCGTCGTGCTGCGCCCGTCCACCGGAGAGATCCTCGCGGCGGCGTCGGGCCCGGGCAGCGAGGGGCAGAACACGGCGATGCTCGCCACGCTGGCGCCGGGCTCGACCTACAAGATCGTCACCGCCCTCGCCCTCCTGCGGGCCGGCGTCGGCCCGGACGACCTCGTCTCGTGCACACCCGACGCCACGGTCGAGGGCTACACCGTGGGCAACTACCCGGGCTACCCCGCCGCCCACCTCGGCGAGATCACCATGTCCGACGCCATCGCGCAGTCCTGCAACAGCGCGCTCATCAACGCCCGCGACGCCCTGACCCCACAGGCGATGGCCGACGCCGCGGCAGCGCTGGGTCTCGGCCGTGACCTGGCCGGGCCGTGGCCGGGCTTCCTCGGCTCGGTCCCTGCCGACGCGACGGGCACCGCGTTCGCCGCCTCCCTCATCGGCCAGGGTGACGTGCTCGCCTCCCCGCTCGCCATGGCCACGGTGGCGGCGTCCGTCAAGGCGGGGGCGGCGGTCTCGCCCACGCTCGTGCTCGGGCCCGGCGACGTCGCCGACGACCCGGCCGCGGTGGCCGCGCCGGCGAGCCCGCTGACCGTCGAGGAGGCGGAGGTGCTGCGTGGGTACATGCGCGGCGTCGTCACCGGCGGGACGGCCACTCTCCTGGGCGACGTGCCCGGGGAGCCCGTGCACGCCAAGAGCGGCTCGGCCGAGGCCGGGGGCGACGACGCCCGCGTCGACTCCTGGATGACGGCCTACCGCGGCGATCTCGCCGTCGCGGTGATGGTGCAGGGCGGCGGGCACGGCTCCGGCGTCGCCGGCGGCATCGTGCGGGACTTCCTCACCGCCGTCCCCTGA
- a CDS encoding nitroreductase family deazaflavin-dependent oxidoreductase, with product MQQLDADYEASPSEWVRRQVAEYEASEGQRANTMQGLPIVVVTMRGARSGKVRKVPLMRVEHGGTYVAVASQGGAPKHPQWYHNLVAHPEVRVQDGAQVVSARARIVTGDERAQWWERAVAAFPQYAQYQERTEREIPVFLLEPVSD from the coding sequence ATGCAGCAGCTGGACGCCGACTACGAGGCCAGCCCGAGCGAGTGGGTGCGCCGTCAGGTGGCGGAGTACGAGGCCTCCGAGGGGCAGCGGGCCAACACGATGCAGGGTCTGCCGATCGTGGTGGTCACCATGCGCGGCGCGCGATCCGGCAAGGTCCGCAAGGTCCCGCTCATGCGGGTCGAGCACGGCGGCACGTACGTCGCCGTGGCCTCGCAGGGCGGTGCGCCGAAGCACCCGCAGTGGTACCACAACCTCGTCGCGCACCCGGAGGTCCGGGTGCAGGACGGTGCGCAGGTGGTCAGCGCCCGGGCGCGGATCGTGACGGGTGACGAGCGTGCGCAGTGGTGGGAGCGGGCCGTGGCGGCCTTCCCGCAGTACGCGCAGTACCAGGAGCGGACCGAACGCGAGATCCCGGTGTTCCTGCTGGAGCCGGTCTCGGACTGA
- a CDS encoding DUF1918 domain-containing protein, translated as MRARRGDRIVLAGEQVGHPVRDGEIIEVRGEQGAPPYVVRWSDGHEATFFPGPGAVVRTRGETEAQPDVPAPTAAQPVHEWSIRVSLYEHQDDTTAQAVLVSGPAEQTDASGSAHRSARDPASPRIGDEIAVARALRHLSDKLFERARQDVENATGEHDVDIRAS; from the coding sequence ATGAGGGCTCGACGAGGAGACCGCATCGTCCTGGCCGGGGAGCAGGTGGGCCATCCGGTCCGGGACGGGGAGATCATCGAGGTGCGCGGCGAGCAGGGTGCACCGCCGTACGTCGTCCGGTGGAGCGACGGGCACGAGGCCACGTTCTTCCCCGGCCCCGGTGCGGTCGTGCGCACACGCGGCGAGACGGAGGCACAGCCGGATGTACCGGCGCCGACGGCGGCGCAGCCCGTGCACGAGTGGAGCATCCGGGTGTCGCTCTATGAGCACCAGGACGACACGACGGCGCAGGCCGTCCTGGTCAGCGGACCGGCGGAGCAGACCGACGCCAGCGGGAGCGCGCACCGCAGCGCCCGGGACCCGGCGTCGCCGCGCATCGGTGACGAGATCGCCGTGGCCCGGGCCCTGCGGCACCTCTCGGACAAGCTGTTCGAGCGCGCCCGGCAGGACGTCGAGAACGCCACCGGCGAGCACGACGTCGACATCCGGGCGAGCTGA
- a CDS encoding ABC transporter permease encodes MPSDASSPSAVEAVTAGGRSASGAAAPQARPGSPDRATVRPSAGWALLGSELAVLFRRRRTWAMLLALAAIPVVIAVAVRLSSSPPGPGEGPPFLDRVTQNGLFVSVTALVVTVPLFLPLTVAVVAGDTIAGEAGHGTLRYLLTAPVGRLRLLLVKYAGAAVFCVAATLTVVLTGAAIGAALFPVGPVPLLSGDTIGVGESVVRSLLAAGYVSVSLLGLSAVGLFVSTLTEVPVGAMATTAVLAVVAQVLGSLDQLAWLHPWLFTNYWLGFADLLRQPVVWTSFADNALLQAGYVALFGALAYGRFATKDVLS; translated from the coding sequence TTGCCCAGTGACGCCTCTTCGCCCTCCGCCGTCGAGGCCGTGACCGCCGGCGGACGCTCGGCGAGCGGCGCCGCCGCTCCGCAGGCCCGCCCCGGGAGTCCCGACCGCGCGACCGTACGGCCGTCTGCGGGCTGGGCGCTGCTCGGCTCGGAGCTCGCGGTGCTGTTCCGCCGCCGGCGCACCTGGGCCATGCTGCTGGCGCTGGCCGCGATCCCGGTCGTCATCGCCGTCGCCGTCCGGCTCTCCTCGAGCCCGCCCGGACCGGGCGAGGGCCCGCCGTTCCTCGACCGGGTCACCCAGAACGGGCTGTTCGTCTCCGTCACCGCCCTGGTGGTGACGGTGCCCCTGTTCCTGCCGCTGACGGTCGCCGTCGTCGCGGGCGACACGATCGCCGGCGAGGCCGGCCACGGCACGCTGCGGTACCTGCTGACCGCTCCCGTGGGACGGCTGCGCCTGCTGCTCGTGAAGTACGCCGGCGCCGCGGTCTTCTGCGTGGCTGCGACGCTGACGGTGGTGCTCACCGGCGCCGCGATCGGCGCGGCGCTCTTCCCCGTCGGGCCGGTGCCCCTCCTCTCGGGCGACACCATCGGCGTCGGTGAGTCGGTGGTGCGCTCGTTGCTGGCGGCCGGCTACGTGAGCGTCTCCCTCCTGGGGCTCTCCGCCGTCGGCCTGTTCGTCTCGACGCTCACCGAGGTGCCGGTCGGCGCCATGGCCACGACGGCGGTGCTCGCCGTCGTGGCCCAGGTGCTCGGTTCGCTCGACCAGCTCGCGTGGCTGCACCCCTGGCTGTTCACCAACTACTGGCTCGGTTTTGCCGACCTCCTGCGTCAGCCGGTGGTGTGGACGTCGTTCGCGGACAACGCCCTGCTGCAGGCCGGCTACGTGGCGCTGTTCGGCGCCCTGGCCTACGGGCGCTTCGCCACGAAGGACGTGCTGTCCTGA
- a CDS encoding maleylpyruvate isomerase family mycothiol-dependent enzyme: MHAERAALADDLAGLPEHRWATPSLCAGLSVREVVAHLTAGASLNPFTWMAGVIRCRFDFDKQVAMRLAEYLGSTPAETLARFRQVGDSRTAPPGPNVAWLGEAVVHAEDIRRPLGVRRAYPIETVTQVAEYYSRSDLVVVAKSRVQGLRLEAADGPFATGTGPLVRGATLALVMAMTGRAAYCEELEGDGVATLQDRAHMS, translated from the coding sequence GTGCACGCGGAGCGGGCGGCGCTCGCGGACGACCTGGCGGGACTGCCGGAGCACCGGTGGGCGACGCCGTCGCTCTGCGCGGGGCTGTCCGTCCGAGAGGTGGTGGCGCACCTGACGGCCGGCGCGTCGCTCAACCCGTTCACCTGGATGGCCGGAGTGATCCGGTGCCGGTTCGACTTCGACAAGCAGGTGGCCATGCGCCTGGCGGAGTACCTCGGCTCCACCCCGGCCGAGACGCTCGCGCGGTTCCGCCAGGTGGGGGACAGCCGGACCGCACCCCCGGGGCCGAACGTCGCCTGGCTGGGGGAGGCCGTCGTCCACGCCGAGGACATCCGCCGGCCCCTCGGCGTCCGGCGGGCGTACCCGATCGAGACGGTCACCCAGGTCGCCGAGTACTACAGCCGGTCCGACCTTGTCGTGGTGGCGAAGAGCCGCGTGCAGGGCCTACGGCTCGAGGCGGCGGACGGCCCGTTCGCCACTGGGACCGGACCGCTTGTCCGGGGCGCCACGCTCGCGCTGGTCATGGCCATGACCGGTCGAGCGGCGTACTGCGAGGAGCTCGAGGGCGACGGCGTCGCGACGCTCCAGGACCGCGCCCACATGTCTTAG